A genomic segment from Syntrophotalea acetylenivorans encodes:
- a CDS encoding ATP-binding protein: MKELVIISGKGGTGKTSVAASFAALAENAVVADCDVDAADLHLVLEPQVLDRHDFSGGFNATVRTVQCSGCGTCLQLCRFGAVNLDRGRAQIDPIACEGCGVCSHFCPEEAIDFSPSINGQWFLSTTCHGPMVHARLGIAQENSGKLVSLIRKQAKQIAANEDRNLIIIDGSPGIGCPVIASLTGADQLLAVTEPTMSGRHDLKRVADLAAHFGSPLAVCINKWDLNPDLTRLIEDDARQRKLPVVGRIRYDRAVTDAQIHRRTVVEHTPSGAATDIKKLWQAISTLLSAPQTPKNHP; this comes from the coding sequence ATGAAAGAGCTGGTAATCATCAGCGGGAAAGGCGGGACAGGAAAGACCTCCGTTGCCGCCTCCTTTGCAGCTCTGGCCGAAAATGCGGTGGTGGCCGATTGTGATGTGGACGCAGCCGACCTGCACTTGGTACTGGAACCGCAAGTTCTTGACCGCCATGATTTTTCCGGTGGATTCAACGCCACGGTGCGCACTGTCCAATGCAGCGGTTGCGGTACCTGCTTGCAGCTTTGCCGGTTTGGCGCTGTGAACCTGGATCGGGGCCGTGCTCAGATAGACCCCATCGCCTGCGAAGGCTGCGGAGTATGCAGCCATTTTTGCCCGGAAGAGGCCATCGATTTCTCCCCCTCCATTAACGGCCAGTGGTTTCTGTCCACGACTTGCCACGGCCCCATGGTCCATGCCCGACTCGGAATCGCTCAGGAAAACTCCGGCAAGCTGGTCTCTTTGATTCGAAAACAGGCAAAACAAATCGCCGCTAACGAAGACCGCAACCTGATCATTATCGACGGCTCTCCCGGTATCGGTTGCCCCGTCATCGCCTCCTTGACCGGCGCCGACCAGTTACTGGCGGTAACCGAACCGACCATGAGCGGCCGCCACGACCTGAAACGGGTAGCGGATCTCGCAGCGCACTTTGGCTCTCCCCTGGCGGTATGCATCAATAAATGGGATCTTAACCCGGACCTGACCCGGTTAATCGAAGACGACGCCCGGCAACGCAAACTGCCGGTGGTTGGTCGGATCCGTTATGACCGCGCAGTCACCGATGCCCAGATCCACCGTCGAACGGTAGTTGAACATACCCCAAGCGGAGCCGCCACAGATATTAAGAAGCTATGGCAGGCAATTTCGACCCTGCTGTCAGCACCGCAAACACCAAAGAACCACCCATAG
- a CDS encoding SPOR domain-containing protein, whose translation MAQQVVSRSQRRMEKKQTLFMVSTLLVVGLICFFLGVMVGKSGEQSVVAEEHLPMQKPLAAIPDEAAGPKLEEALVAPETSDELQSPPLTYHDTLAEGKQNGLGSGINFPPEPASTEPAPDSISQPPVETVERVRPVATPKPEPKPVEAPVAPVAPKPVVSKPAAVASGSYLVQVAAVKQRQGAEGLRDRMKKKGYAAFVEAADLGAKGTWYRVYAGPFGNKSDADQAVRSLKADRIASAPLVKRR comes from the coding sequence ATGGCTCAACAGGTAGTGTCCCGCTCACAGCGGCGAATGGAGAAAAAGCAGACACTCTTCATGGTGTCCACGCTGTTAGTTGTCGGTCTGATTTGTTTTTTTCTTGGCGTAATGGTGGGGAAGAGCGGTGAGCAGAGCGTGGTAGCCGAAGAACATCTACCGATGCAAAAACCGTTGGCCGCCATACCCGATGAGGCTGCAGGGCCCAAGTTGGAGGAAGCTCTTGTTGCACCGGAGACATCAGACGAGCTACAAAGCCCACCGCTGACCTATCATGATACGCTTGCAGAAGGTAAGCAAAACGGCCTCGGCAGCGGAATCAATTTTCCGCCAGAGCCCGCCAGTACTGAACCTGCACCGGACTCGATCAGTCAGCCGCCGGTTGAAACAGTTGAACGCGTCAGGCCCGTTGCGACGCCAAAGCCCGAACCTAAACCAGTAGAGGCTCCTGTAGCCCCCGTTGCTCCGAAGCCGGTGGTCAGTAAGCCCGCGGCTGTTGCCAGTGGCAGTTATCTTGTCCAAGTTGCTGCGGTTAAGCAGCGTCAAGGTGCCGAAGGGTTGCGTGACCGCATGAAAAAGAAGGGGTATGCCGCTTTTGTCGAGGCCGCGGATCTCGGTGCTAAAGGAACTTGGTACCGGGTATATGCCGGTCCTTTTGGCAACAAGTCGGATGCCGACCAGGCCGTTCGTTCACTCAAGGCCGATCGCATTGCATCCGCACCATTAGTAAAACGGCGCTGA
- the argS gene encoding arginine--tRNA ligase: MNQRLKQHICNALQICYERGTLKSSHVPEIALEVPARAEHGDFSTNLAMVLARAEKMAPRKVAEALVAVLEESAAEWGRVEIAGPGFINFHLTPGYWFGILDEVFRRGSEYGRSNFGKGKKVQVEFVSANPTGPLHIGHGRGAATGDAVAAVLSAAGYQVQREYYLNDAGNQMQTLGRSLLLRYRELLGETVDFPDDCYQGDYIRDLANEFLESKGRALLELSDEEAVEQIGSYGGGRIRDGIDADLEDFGVRFDNWYSEQSLYDRGEVEKGIALLKERGLTYELDGATWFKTTDFGDDKDRVLIRSNGVTTYFASDVAYHKEKYERGFDLVIDVWGADHHGYIPRMKAVLAGLGRNTDDLQCILVQLVNLLRDGEQVAMSTRAGKFVTLREVIDEVGRDACRFFFLSRRSDSKLDFDLELAKKQSNENPVYYVQYAHARVCSINRNASDAGIALPAVGEVDFSKLTLEDELALVKQLSRYGEVVEAAAQHFEPHRVVFYLQDLAARFHSYYNKGRVLIDDIETSRARLYLINGVRIVLENALLLLGVSAPERM, encoded by the coding sequence ATGAATCAACGTTTGAAACAACATATATGTAACGCTCTACAGATTTGTTATGAGCGAGGCACGCTTAAATCTTCCCATGTTCCTGAGATTGCGCTAGAGGTGCCGGCGCGTGCCGAACATGGAGATTTTTCCACCAATCTTGCGATGGTTTTGGCCCGAGCGGAAAAAATGGCCCCGCGCAAAGTAGCCGAAGCACTCGTTGCCGTTTTGGAAGAAAGCGCAGCGGAGTGGGGGCGGGTAGAAATTGCCGGTCCCGGATTCATCAACTTCCATCTCACTCCCGGTTACTGGTTTGGTATCCTCGATGAAGTGTTTCGTCGTGGTTCTGAGTATGGGCGCAGCAATTTCGGCAAGGGGAAAAAGGTTCAAGTCGAATTTGTCAGTGCCAATCCTACGGGCCCTCTGCATATCGGTCATGGCCGGGGAGCCGCTACGGGCGACGCCGTGGCAGCAGTTCTTTCCGCGGCCGGCTATCAGGTGCAACGTGAATATTATCTCAACGATGCCGGCAACCAGATGCAGACCCTCGGGCGCTCCCTTTTGTTGCGTTACCGGGAACTGCTCGGCGAAACTGTCGATTTTCCGGATGATTGCTATCAGGGCGATTACATCCGTGACCTCGCCAATGAATTCTTGGAGAGCAAGGGCCGTGCTTTGCTGGAACTCTCCGATGAAGAGGCCGTAGAACAGATTGGTTCTTATGGCGGTGGAAGAATTCGTGACGGTATCGACGCGGATCTGGAAGATTTTGGCGTTCGCTTCGATAACTGGTACAGCGAGCAAAGCCTTTATGACCGGGGTGAGGTCGAGAAGGGTATCGCCTTGCTCAAAGAGCGAGGATTGACCTATGAATTAGACGGCGCGACCTGGTTTAAAACCACCGATTTTGGCGATGATAAGGACCGTGTCCTGATTCGTTCCAATGGTGTGACCACTTACTTTGCCTCAGATGTTGCCTATCATAAGGAGAAGTATGAGCGTGGCTTCGATCTGGTGATCGATGTCTGGGGTGCCGATCATCACGGCTATATACCGCGCATGAAGGCGGTTCTGGCTGGCCTGGGAAGGAATACCGACGATCTGCAGTGTATTCTGGTTCAACTGGTAAACCTTTTGCGGGATGGCGAACAGGTGGCGATGAGTACCCGGGCCGGAAAATTTGTCACTCTACGCGAGGTAATTGACGAAGTTGGCAGGGATGCTTGCCGGTTTTTCTTTTTGTCCCGCCGTTCCGACAGCAAGCTCGACTTTGATCTTGAACTGGCCAAGAAACAAAGTAACGAAAATCCGGTATACTATGTCCAGTATGCCCATGCGCGAGTCTGTAGTATCAATCGTAATGCCAGTGATGCCGGGATAGCCTTGCCCGCTGTTGGCGAGGTTGACTTCAGCAAGCTGACCCTTGAAGATGAGCTTGCCCTGGTCAAGCAGCTTTCCCGTTATGGGGAGGTTGTTGAAGCTGCCGCACAACACTTCGAGCCACACCGTGTGGTTTTTTATCTGCAGGACCTGGCGGCCCGCTTCCATTCTTATTACAACAAAGGGCGGGTTCTTATTGACGATATTGAAACCAGCCGCGCCCGGCTTTACCTCATCAACGGGGTACGGATCGTTCTCGAAAACGCCCTCTTGCTCCTTGGGGTTTCTGCACCGGAAAGAATGTAG
- a CDS encoding NifB/NifX family molybdenum-iron cluster-binding protein encodes MPRFGLARQFYLLTVDHHKAPIGPPVNTRWDPRQEPSVARWLKQMNASGVICDGIHPRFQTALKAEGLWVLSGVWGEISDVIECWIKGQLTAENNSDSLNLATCCRPNRNYCHDRNCTKTSTRRNPT; translated from the coding sequence ATGCCCCGTTTTGGTTTAGCACGGCAATTTTACCTGCTGACTGTCGATCACCACAAGGCCCCGATCGGACCTCCTGTTAACACCCGGTGGGACCCTCGCCAGGAACCTTCAGTAGCCCGTTGGCTTAAACAGATGAACGCGTCCGGTGTAATCTGCGACGGTATACATCCACGTTTTCAAACAGCCCTCAAAGCAGAAGGGTTGTGGGTGCTGAGCGGTGTCTGGGGAGAGATCAGCGATGTGATTGAGTGCTGGATCAAGGGTCAGTTAACAGCAGAAAACAATTCGGACAGCTTGAATTTGGCGACTTGTTGTCGCCCAAACCGCAACTACTGCCATGACCGCAATTGCACTAAAACCTCAACAAGGAGAAACCCAACATGA
- a CDS encoding NifB/NifX family molybdenum-iron cluster-binding protein: MKIAITAQEPSLDSLIDPRFGRAPWLMIYDPTDNSWHSIDNSKGLNAAHGAGIQAAQKVVDQQVTAIITGAIGPKAYRSLKAANVQIFHGAKGSVAQALEAYQTGDLAEADEDDATGGI, from the coding sequence ATGAAAATTGCCATTACCGCTCAGGAACCGTCCTTGGACAGCCTCATCGATCCCCGCTTTGGTCGCGCTCCCTGGCTGATGATTTACGATCCGACCGATAATAGCTGGCATTCCATCGACAATAGCAAAGGTCTCAATGCGGCCCATGGTGCCGGAATTCAAGCCGCGCAAAAGGTTGTCGACCAACAGGTAACAGCCATCATCACCGGCGCTATTGGACCTAAAGCTTATCGCTCCCTTAAAGCTGCCAACGTGCAAATCTTCCATGGTGCCAAAGGCTCCGTTGCTCAAGCTCTGGAGGCCTACCAAACCGGAGACCTAGCCGAAGCTGACGAGGACGATGCCACCGGCGGTATTTAA
- a CDS encoding DUF547 domain-containing protein, giving the protein MLLSRSLLTSLSFFTIFACWSPNLSAAPRAELWSYWQNHNATSGRRIDHTRWGLFLGRYLDTMHPSGIYRLKYAAVTEQDKALLGEYLTDLATVQVSQLNRPEQLAFWVNLYNALTVQVVLDHFPVSSIRAIDISPGLFRRGPWDAKLMRVEGRHLSLNDIEHRILRPVWQDSRLHYVLNCASLGCPNLPPLPVSASNSEQLLEQSARHFINHARGVSFTAGGLTLSSIYDWYEEDFGNSRADLMKHLQSYARPKLANKLKNYRGGIAYRYDWQLNAP; this is encoded by the coding sequence ATGTTGCTTTCTCGTTCGCTCCTCACCTCTCTCAGTTTCTTCACAATTTTCGCTTGTTGGTCGCCCAACCTTTCGGCCGCCCCTCGCGCTGAGCTGTGGAGCTACTGGCAAAACCACAATGCCACCAGCGGCCGCCGCATCGACCACACACGCTGGGGCCTCTTTTTAGGCCGCTACCTGGACACCATGCATCCCAGTGGTATTTATCGGCTGAAATATGCTGCAGTAACAGAACAGGACAAGGCTTTGCTTGGAGAGTACCTGACGGATCTTGCCACGGTGCAAGTTTCCCAACTCAATCGCCCCGAGCAACTCGCTTTTTGGGTCAATCTCTATAATGCCCTTACAGTGCAGGTGGTCCTTGATCATTTCCCCGTTTCCAGCATTCGTGCCATCGACATCTCTCCGGGGCTATTTCGGCGGGGTCCCTGGGACGCAAAGCTCATGCGAGTCGAAGGCCGGCATCTAAGCCTCAACGATATCGAGCATCGAATTCTGCGTCCGGTCTGGCAGGACTCCCGCCTTCATTATGTGCTCAATTGCGCCAGCCTTGGCTGCCCCAACTTGCCGCCACTACCTGTCAGTGCCAGCAACAGCGAACAACTTCTGGAGCAAAGCGCCCGACACTTTATCAATCATGCCCGAGGAGTAAGCTTTACTGCCGGTGGCTTAACCTTGTCCTCTATTTATGACTGGTATGAAGAAGATTTCGGAAATTCACGAGCAGACCTCATGAAACACCTCCAGAGCTATGCTCGTCCGAAACTTGCCAATAAGCTAAAAAATTATCGCGGGGGAATCGCTTACCGCTATGACTGGCAACTCAATGCACCCTAA
- a CDS encoding ATP-binding protein produces the protein MNQHVAIASGKGGTGKTTIAANLAFLWARLGRQVLYVDCDVEAPNGHIFLHPKIEQRLPATTTVPQIAKDLCGLCGRCGSFCHYNALLCLPDQVLTFPELCHGCGGCIRLCPHQAISEVPREIGRIEMGTAGSVNFASGLLNIGEAMSPPLIRSLKNSLIESDLTIIDAPPGTSCPVIESIRHCDYTLLVTEPTPFGLNDLQLAVEMLRALDQPFGVVINRAGLDDRPLLDYCLKEQLPILAQLPDDRRVAEAYSRGELVCSVLTDFQQLFAALLAAVDMVLQQKKANLTTGRAS, from the coding sequence ATGAACCAACATGTTGCCATCGCTAGCGGCAAAGGAGGTACCGGCAAGACCACCATCGCCGCCAACCTCGCTTTTCTTTGGGCCCGCCTGGGCCGTCAGGTCCTGTACGTCGATTGCGATGTTGAGGCTCCCAACGGTCATATTTTCCTACATCCGAAAATAGAGCAACGTCTACCGGCAACCACAACGGTGCCACAAATCGCCAAAGATCTCTGCGGTCTCTGTGGCCGTTGCGGATCTTTTTGCCATTACAATGCCCTGCTCTGTTTGCCCGATCAGGTACTTACCTTTCCCGAGTTATGCCACGGCTGCGGCGGCTGTATCCGGCTCTGTCCCCACCAGGCCATCAGCGAAGTTCCCCGCGAAATAGGCCGTATTGAAATGGGTACCGCAGGGTCTGTCAATTTTGCCAGCGGCCTGCTTAACATCGGTGAGGCCATGAGTCCGCCGTTGATTCGATCCTTGAAAAATTCCCTGATTGAATCGGACCTGACAATTATTGATGCACCACCAGGCACCTCCTGTCCCGTTATCGAGAGTATTCGGCACTGCGACTATACCTTGCTGGTAACGGAACCGACTCCCTTTGGACTCAACGATCTGCAACTGGCCGTGGAGATGTTGCGGGCACTGGACCAACCCTTTGGCGTCGTCATTAACCGCGCCGGACTTGATGACCGGCCGCTGCTCGATTACTGCCTGAAGGAGCAACTACCCATCCTGGCGCAACTGCCGGACGATCGCCGCGTAGCCGAGGCCTATTCCCGGGGGGAACTCGTCTGTTCAGTGTTGACTGATTTCCAACAGCTTTTCGCGGCGCTTCTAGCTGCGGTAGACATGGTATTGCAACAGAAAAAGGCCAACCTAACGACGGGGAGGGCATCATGA
- a CDS encoding IS3 family transposase (programmed frameshift), which translates to MDTAESKRKRRTQRDYTMGFKLQVVAAVEKGDMTYKQAQKIYGIQGRSTVLKWLRKHGRLDWTQPVRMTMPKSPKAKETPVQKIKRLERELEDERLRNLLLNEVVDILDAEHGTGLRKKYIAKARRLQKQKGLSLSRACKLLGITRQAVYQREKRSEQRSIELAPVKSMVMEVRRFMPRLGTRKLYFLLKPMFVEQGIKLGRDAFFDYLRAHQLLVTPIKRYTKTTHSKHWMKKYPNRLGSQEISCAEQAFVSDITYVETDEGVHYLSLVTDAYSRKIMGYEVSDNMRADRVVKALRRAAKQRQTSRALIHHSDRGLQYCSAIYQQELKRHGMTPSMTDGYDCYQNALAERVNGILKQEFLITKCRTLSELKGLVRESVDTYNRLRPHLSLDMKTPEEVHKKATSAREVA; encoded by the exons ATGGACACAGCAGAAAGTAAGCGGAAGAGACGTACTCAACGTGATTACACCATGGGCTTTAAATTGCAGGTGGTTGCTGCCGTAGAAAAAGGCGACATGACCTACAAGCAGGCTCAGAAGATTTATGGCATCCAGGGCCGCTCGACAGTGTTAAAATGGTTGCGAAAACACGGAAGGCTGGATTGGACCCAACCTGTGAGGATGACCATGCCCAAATCTCCCAAAGCGAAAGAAACTCCCGTACAGAAAATCAAGCGACTCGAGCGCGAACTTGAGGATGAACGTCTTCGCAATCTGTTGTTGAATGAAGTGGTGGATATCCTGGATGCAGAGCACGGAACGGGACTGCGAAAAAAGTATATTGCCAAG GCGAGACGCCTTCAAAAACAAAAAGGGCTGAGTCTAAGCCGCGCTTGTAAGCTCCTTGGCATCACCCGGCAAGCCGTTTATCAAAGAGAAAAACGCAGTGAGCAGCGCAGCATAGAGTTGGCCCCCGTCAAGTCAATGGTGATGGAGGTCAGACGGTTTATGCCGCGGCTTGGTACTCGCAAACTGTATTTTTTGTTGAAACCCATGTTTGTTGAGCAGGGAATAAAGTTGGGGCGTGACGCTTTTTTTGACTATTTGAGAGCGCATCAACTGCTGGTGACACCGATCAAGCGCTACACAAAAACGACGCACAGCAAACATTGGATGAAGAAATACCCGAATCGTTTAGGCAGTCAAGAGATCAGTTGTGCCGAACAAGCCTTTGTGAGCGATATTACCTACGTTGAAACGGATGAAGGTGTTCACTATCTATCATTGGTCACAGATGCCTATAGTCGCAAAATCATGGGTTATGAAGTCAGTGACAATATGCGTGCTGACAGGGTCGTAAAAGCTTTACGTCGGGCAGCTAAGCAACGACAGACAAGCCGAGCGTTAATACACCATTCAGACCGAGGTCTACAATATTGTTCAGCGATCTACCAGCAAGAGCTAAAGCGTCATGGTATGACGCCGTCAATGACAGATGGCTATGATTGTTATCAGAACGCTTTGGCCGAGAGGGTAAATGGTATTTTGAAGCAGGAGTTTCTGATCACCAAGTGCCGGACTTTGAGTGAGTTGAAGGGTTTGGTGCGGGAATCCGTCGATACCTACAATCGTCTGAGGCCACACCTCAGCTTAGACATGAAAACACCAGAAGAAGTACATAAGAAAGCCACCTCCGCAAGGGAGGTGGCTTGA
- a CDS encoding NifB/NifX family molybdenum-iron cluster-binding protein codes for MKIAIPLHQGSLSMHFGHCEHFALIEIDEQKKAVLGESLHEPPPHEPGLLPRWLGELGADMVIAGGMGRRAQELFANNNIAVLVGAQGISPQQLVSDYLTGNLQTGENCCDH; via the coding sequence ATGAAAATCGCCATTCCTCTTCATCAAGGATCGTTGAGCATGCATTTCGGCCATTGTGAGCATTTCGCTCTGATTGAAATTGATGAGCAGAAAAAAGCTGTTCTCGGCGAGAGCCTTCACGAACCGCCCCCCCATGAACCAGGCCTGCTGCCCCGCTGGCTTGGTGAATTAGGTGCCGACATGGTCATTGCCGGCGGCATGGGCCGCCGGGCACAGGAACTGTTCGCCAACAACAATATCGCCGTGCTGGTTGGAGCCCAAGGGATTTCCCCTCAGCAATTGGTATCAGACTATCTGACCGGCAACCTGCAAACCGGTGAAAACTGCTGTGACCATTAG
- a CDS encoding C40 family peptidase: MGDPIGQLLENRQPEFSPTQAPSSLSRMGYSVQVGAFANLDNAVRFERLLDQRGIDAFYFRHQSGLFKVRFGNHADYKSARGQAEQLSSQGLIDNFFIVIPESYSVSRTPKNNQDKLRDELVKTARRFIGIPYRWGGTDQAKGFDCSGLTMVCYRLNGLNLPRVSRSQFKAGRWVAKNKLVRGDLVFFATNGGNRVSHVGMYIGNGRFIHAPRTGKKVRIEKLSNPFFTKTYMGGRCYL, translated from the coding sequence GTGGGCGATCCAATCGGCCAACTGCTTGAAAATCGACAACCTGAGTTTTCCCCCACCCAGGCACCGTCTTCCCTCAGCCGAATGGGTTATTCGGTCCAGGTCGGAGCCTTTGCCAACCTGGATAACGCCGTACGTTTTGAGCGGTTGCTTGACCAGCGGGGAATCGACGCCTTTTACTTTCGACATCAGTCGGGTCTATTCAAGGTCCGCTTTGGTAACCACGCCGACTATAAAAGCGCCCGAGGGCAGGCAGAGCAACTCTCCTCCCAAGGACTAATAGACAACTTTTTCATTGTCATCCCTGAGAGTTACAGCGTTTCCCGGACCCCCAAAAACAATCAGGACAAACTAAGGGATGAACTGGTCAAGACCGCACGGCGCTTCATCGGCATTCCCTACCGTTGGGGCGGGACCGACCAGGCCAAAGGTTTCGATTGCAGCGGTTTGACCATGGTCTGCTATCGCCTAAACGGCCTGAACCTGCCACGGGTATCCCGCAGCCAGTTCAAGGCCGGTCGATGGGTGGCCAAAAACAAGCTGGTCAGGGGCGACCTGGTTTTCTTTGCCACCAACGGCGGCAATCGCGTTTCTCATGTCGGCATGTATATCGGCAACGGTCGCTTCATCCATGCGCCACGCACGGGCAAAAAGGTTCGCATTGAAAAGCTCTCCAACCCCTTCTTCACCAAAACCTACATGGGAGGACGCTGTTATCTATGA
- a CDS encoding sigma-54 interaction domain-containing protein has product MNSTPHQTLEHLTTILDSVADGVFTVDSSMHITWFNRSAEQITGFTQQEALGRPCCEIFRSSICFSACPVREAMASGHSVENREIDILNRDNREIPISVSASVLLDADGQPTGGVETFRDLSRLRALQQEVSDKYTFHDLVSRNPAMRKLFDILPDVAASDVTTLLQGDSGTGKELFARALHDLSPRGNKPLITVNCGALPEQLLEAEIFGARKGAYTGSVEDRPGRLAQAEGGTLFLDEIGDLPLSLQVKLLRVLENREYQPLGAKGARRADVRFIAATHRHLDKMVTAGTFRQDLFFRLNVVQLTIPALRDRPEDIPLLLDMALDRFNMQYGKNIRGFEPEVLNLLLDHPYPGNVRELLNIIERAAILCRSEQITLDLLPTSLTLHSTVNHRPTNNRPDSDQLKGMLARHAGNRTALARELGINRTTLWRWLKDCDFH; this is encoded by the coding sequence ATGAACAGCACTCCCCATCAAACCCTGGAACATTTAACCACCATTCTCGACAGTGTTGCTGACGGTGTTTTTACCGTCGACAGTTCGATGCACATCACCTGGTTTAACCGGTCGGCAGAGCAAATCACCGGCTTTACCCAACAGGAAGCCCTGGGCCGGCCCTGCTGTGAAATTTTTCGAAGCAGCATCTGTTTCTCCGCCTGCCCGGTTCGCGAAGCTATGGCCAGCGGCCACAGTGTGGAAAATCGCGAAATTGACATTCTCAATCGGGATAACCGGGAAATCCCCATCTCCGTCAGTGCCTCGGTCCTGCTGGATGCCGATGGCCAGCCAACCGGAGGCGTGGAAACCTTTCGCGACCTGTCCCGACTACGCGCCCTGCAACAAGAAGTCAGCGACAAGTATACCTTTCACGACCTGGTCAGCCGTAATCCAGCCATGCGTAAACTCTTCGACATTCTGCCCGACGTGGCCGCCAGCGATGTCACCACCCTGCTACAAGGGGATAGCGGTACAGGCAAAGAGCTCTTTGCCCGCGCCTTGCACGATCTCAGCCCCCGAGGGAACAAGCCCTTGATTACCGTCAACTGCGGAGCCCTGCCGGAACAGCTACTCGAAGCGGAAATTTTTGGTGCCCGTAAAGGAGCTTATACCGGCTCGGTTGAGGACCGCCCCGGCCGTCTTGCCCAAGCCGAAGGCGGCACTTTGTTTCTCGATGAAATCGGCGACCTTCCCTTATCGCTGCAAGTGAAGTTGTTGCGTGTTTTGGAGAATCGTGAATATCAGCCTCTGGGGGCCAAAGGGGCACGGCGAGCCGATGTACGGTTTATCGCTGCAACCCATCGCCACCTGGACAAAATGGTTACAGCCGGAACCTTTCGCCAGGACCTGTTCTTCCGCCTCAACGTTGTGCAACTAACCATTCCAGCCCTGAGAGACCGGCCCGAAGATATCCCCTTGCTCCTGGACATGGCTCTTGACCGTTTTAATATGCAGTACGGAAAAAATATTCGCGGATTTGAGCCGGAAGTTCTTAACTTGCTCCTTGATCATCCTTATCCAGGGAATGTAAGAGAATTATTGAATATCATTGAAAGAGCTGCCATTCTCTGTCGTTCCGAGCAGATTACCTTGGACCTGCTCCCCACCAGCCTGACCCTTCATTCGACAGTCAATCATCGACCGACCAACAACCGCCCCGATAGCGATCAATTAAAGGGGATGCTGGCTCGACATGCCGGCAACCGCACGGCCCTGGCCAGGGAACTGGGTATTAATCGAACCACGCTCTGGCGTTGGCTAAAGGACTGCGATTTTCATTGA
- a CDS encoding FtsB family cell division protein: MQTESGGRLPLIPIVLILIILGFALFGKKGILRTLQASRHHAALEAEVQQQEAVIRQLKEEIQSLRSDRQYIEDIARRELGMVKEDELVYQFAQGSDKASADTESPVPQ; the protein is encoded by the coding sequence GTGCAAACAGAATCAGGGGGGCGGTTGCCTCTGATACCCATTGTGCTGATTCTGATCATTCTTGGTTTTGCCCTGTTTGGCAAAAAAGGGATTTTGCGGACCCTGCAGGCCAGCCGCCATCATGCGGCTCTGGAAGCAGAAGTCCAACAACAGGAAGCGGTTATTCGGCAACTGAAGGAAGAAATTCAATCGTTGCGATCGGACCGGCAATATATTGAGGACATTGCCCGTCGAGAATTAGGCATGGTTAAAGAGGACGAGCTGGTTTACCAGTTTGCTCAAGGTAGCGATAAGGCGAGCGCCGATACGGAATCGCCGGTTCCCCAATAA
- a CDS encoding ComEA family DNA-binding protein — protein MKKLSSCLLILLSLLLVNSSMPEANAAPAKDTTVQSVTAMVNVNAASVTELQTLPGIGRVTAQRIIDYRTAKGPFATLEDLLKVKGIGQSTLQKIGDRIVLQ, from the coding sequence ATGAAAAAGTTGTCCAGTTGTCTGCTGATCTTGCTTAGTCTGTTGTTGGTTAATTCCTCAATGCCAGAAGCGAATGCTGCCCCGGCAAAAGATACAACCGTTCAGTCGGTTACAGCTATGGTTAATGTTAATGCGGCTTCGGTCACAGAGCTGCAGACTCTGCCTGGTATCGGCCGGGTTACCGCCCAACGGATTATTGACTATCGCACGGCCAAAGGTCCTTTTGCCACTTTGGAAGATTTGCTAAAGGTTAAAGGCATTGGTCAAAGTACGTTGCAGAAAATCGGTGATCGAATCGTTCTGCAATAA